A portion of the Acidisarcina polymorpha genome contains these proteins:
- a CDS encoding NAD(P)/FAD-dependent oxidoreductase, which produces MNESQESKRLLPMRLKPIDTNGPPQRITVCTRPFRANGPRIEAERLGDQLLIHNYGHGGSGWSLSWGSATRVLNLLRDAHPRTLDVAVIGAGAIGITTALTLQRAGFKVSIYAQDPPLQTRSARATGSWTPDSRIALGEAVNVRFEDAWRRLASETFAAFQAYTSMTSRPVEWVDRFVLSDNQPDPQRAEFDRRDSHGFFKCSLHLANSSPLMSFIPRDQSPFPTPYAWRSRSLTFNVGVIIPLLLEEFQRAGGRLEACTFRTPADLSKIRARLIANCTGWGARHLFGDKSLTPIRGQIAWLPAQTNLRYGLLYGDLRIVCRQDGIVVQHSREGDDTGWNDASEMPDAKEATAGLKALATLQASMKERTRKVPMLRRALNADIF; this is translated from the coding sequence TTGAACGAATCTCAAGAATCAAAACGTTTGTTGCCAATGCGTTTGAAACCTATCGATACGAACGGTCCTCCACAAAGGATCACGGTGTGCACTCGTCCGTTTCGCGCGAACGGGCCACGCATAGAAGCCGAACGGTTGGGAGACCAGTTGCTGATTCACAACTACGGTCACGGCGGTAGCGGATGGTCCTTGTCCTGGGGATCTGCTACCCGTGTCTTAAACTTGTTGCGAGATGCGCACCCTAGGACTCTTGATGTTGCCGTGATAGGAGCTGGCGCTATCGGTATCACAACAGCTCTGACCTTGCAGCGCGCAGGATTTAAAGTGAGCATCTACGCCCAAGATCCACCGCTACAAACACGGTCAGCGCGTGCAACCGGTTCCTGGACTCCAGACAGCAGAATCGCACTCGGCGAAGCAGTAAATGTACGCTTTGAAGATGCATGGCGGCGGCTGGCCAGCGAAACCTTCGCAGCATTTCAGGCGTATACCTCGATGACCTCACGGCCAGTCGAGTGGGTTGACCGATTCGTCCTGTCCGACAATCAGCCCGATCCACAACGCGCGGAGTTCGATCGACGAGATTCGCATGGATTTTTCAAATGCTCTTTACACCTCGCCAATTCTTCACCCTTGATGAGCTTTATTCCGCGCGATCAGTCACCATTCCCTACTCCGTATGCATGGCGCTCGCGATCCCTCACGTTCAATGTAGGCGTAATTATACCCTTGCTGCTTGAGGAGTTTCAGCGTGCCGGTGGCCGTCTGGAAGCATGTACCTTTCGCACCCCGGCTGATCTTTCTAAGATCCGGGCACGCCTAATAGCGAACTGCACTGGATGGGGGGCCAGACATCTTTTTGGCGACAAGAGTCTGACTCCAATTCGTGGTCAGATCGCGTGGTTACCGGCACAAACCAATTTAAGATACGGATTGTTGTATGGTGACCTCAGAATTGTCTGTCGGCAGGACGGCATCGTTGTGCAACATAGTCGGGAAGGTGACGATACAGGGTGGAACGATGCAAGCGAAATGCCAGATGCGAAGGAAGCGACCGCAGGCTTAAAAGCGCTTGCAACTCTGCAAGCGAGCATGAAAGAACGTACGAGAAAAGTCCCTATGCTGAGACGAGCCTTAAATGCTGATATTTTCTAA
- a CDS encoding DUF1624 domain-containing protein — MATPDDVLMEPRRMRLTSLDTWRGLVIFLMVLDHVRDFFNRGALTSTPTEAGHTTLLLYLTRWVTHLCAPTFLFLAGVGIRLQYEKHGPTWNLSRFLAMRGLWLVFLDLVVISTLLSFGRVFFFIQVLYATGMSMLVLSALVWLRPRFVLVLGGAIVLLAPLAIRPLLHATGAPLLFRTFTVLPGPLPAGSGIVLYPFVPWLGVMCLGFGYGHIFRLPPPIRDRILAWTAASLLALFALLRGINGYGDLSPWKAGHTPLLNSESFMDVTKYPASPDYVLATLGISLLLFLGLERLRGPFIRILTTFGRTPLFTYITHFFVMHCLQIAVGLALGYPLRIFQSYIANASAAMFSGTVPEVERLGWGFPLWGTYIVWLLVVALVYPLSRWFEGVKQNRQDWWLRYL; from the coding sequence ATGGCTACACCTGATGATGTGTTGATGGAACCGCGCCGCATGCGGTTGACCTCTCTAGATACCTGGCGCGGTCTCGTCATCTTTCTTATGGTTCTCGATCACGTTCGGGACTTCTTTAATCGCGGGGCGCTCACCTCTACACCCACCGAGGCCGGCCACACCACTCTCTTGCTGTACCTCACGCGCTGGGTTACTCACCTCTGCGCCCCGACCTTCTTATTTCTAGCCGGTGTCGGTATCCGGCTTCAATATGAAAAGCATGGGCCTACCTGGAACCTGTCCCGGTTTCTGGCCATGCGCGGTCTATGGCTGGTCTTTCTCGATTTAGTTGTGATCAGCACCCTTTTGAGCTTCGGCCGCGTGTTTTTCTTCATTCAGGTTCTCTATGCGACAGGCATGAGCATGCTTGTGCTGTCCGCGCTGGTGTGGTTACGGCCGCGTTTCGTTCTCGTCCTGGGCGGCGCAATCGTCCTGCTTGCACCCTTGGCAATCCGTCCCCTCTTGCATGCGACCGGCGCGCCCCTCCTCTTTCGAACCTTTACTGTCTTGCCTGGACCCTTACCAGCTGGAAGTGGCATCGTCTTGTACCCCTTTGTTCCGTGGCTCGGCGTTATGTGTCTTGGCTTCGGCTATGGACATATCTTTCGGCTACCGCCGCCAATCCGCGACCGGATCCTTGCCTGGACCGCCGCAAGTCTATTGGCGCTCTTCGCTCTGCTGCGTGGGATCAACGGTTATGGCGATCTCTCACCGTGGAAGGCTGGGCATACGCCACTCTTGAACTCCGAGTCGTTCATGGACGTGACTAAATATCCTGCATCTCCTGATTACGTCCTGGCCACTCTCGGAATTTCATTGCTTCTTTTCCTCGGCCTGGAGCGACTGCGCGGCCCATTTATCCGGATTCTCACCACGTTCGGCCGCACACCGCTCTTCACCTACATCACTCATTTCTTTGTCATGCATTGTCTGCAGATCGCGGTCGGTCTCGCGCTCGGGTATCCCCTACGAATCTTCCAAAGCTACATTGCGAACGCAAGCGCGGCGATGTTCTCGGGCACCGTTCCTGAAGTGGAGCGCCTCGGATGGGGCTTTCCCTTGTGGGGAACCTATATCGTCTGGTTACTCGTCGTGGCCCTCGTTTACCCGCTTTCACGATGGTTCGAGGGCGTCAAGCAAAATCGTCAGGACTGGTGGCTGCGTTACCTCTAA
- a CDS encoding glycoside hydrolase family 5 protein has protein sequence MHFSRQNQLVVTGLLVQALTLMTTGCGANSTAPNPPANGSNLPGQVSIVNKQLSRDGKPWVPHGFFQVAFQASPNEQNVPNFETQAQAYYSPQEYTDMADAGADSVRVMLGQTVGDPQNTKLYSESFVNGFIGAVQEARKAGLTVIVGVQDESITQDPNPTGLPNSATQRVWAQLVPAFKNDKGILLELFNEPGTGPDQAVQPSDWQEWVTAMNSTIASVRAEGAKNVVIADGLAHAGILTGAPTLTDSLNQTAYAAHPYTFQESSEEERNEQAFLDNSFGNFAASNPVIITEWGQGYYCGPTNPAFLLFFLTYIQSKGIGLEMSFWDWGGPTAFGGTRYNYPNPVVSMYYDNGSLLTCGTAERGPGLTINSWYATNVLPSKVL, from the coding sequence ATGCACTTTTCTCGCCAGAATCAACTCGTGGTCACGGGGCTCCTTGTGCAGGCGCTGACTCTCATGACAACCGGGTGCGGGGCCAACTCCACAGCACCCAATCCTCCTGCGAACGGCTCTAATCTACCGGGACAGGTTTCAATTGTGAACAAGCAACTCTCGCGCGATGGAAAGCCGTGGGTACCACATGGATTTTTCCAAGTTGCATTTCAAGCGTCCCCAAACGAACAGAATGTGCCCAACTTCGAGACACAAGCGCAAGCTTACTACTCGCCGCAGGAATATACAGACATGGCAGACGCCGGCGCCGACTCGGTCCGCGTTATGCTTGGCCAAACAGTCGGCGATCCTCAAAACACCAAGCTCTATTCGGAATCTTTTGTGAATGGATTCATTGGCGCGGTTCAAGAAGCCAGGAAAGCGGGTCTCACAGTCATTGTGGGTGTTCAGGATGAGTCGATTACGCAAGATCCGAATCCAACAGGCTTGCCGAACTCAGCAACGCAGCGCGTTTGGGCACAACTCGTGCCTGCATTCAAGAACGATAAAGGTATTCTGCTCGAGCTGTTCAACGAGCCGGGCACTGGCCCGGACCAGGCTGTGCAACCATCTGATTGGCAAGAGTGGGTCACAGCGATGAACTCGACGATCGCCAGCGTACGTGCTGAAGGTGCGAAGAACGTCGTTATCGCCGACGGCCTCGCGCATGCCGGAATTCTGACGGGAGCCCCAACTCTGACCGATAGTCTGAATCAGACTGCCTATGCGGCCCATCCGTATACTTTCCAAGAATCCAGCGAAGAAGAGCGGAACGAACAAGCATTCTTGGACAACAGTTTTGGGAACTTTGCCGCAAGCAATCCTGTGATCATCACGGAATGGGGTCAGGGCTATTATTGCGGTCCAACCAACCCAGCCTTCCTTCTCTTCTTCCTTACCTACATTCAGAGTAAAGGAATTGGTTTGGAGATGAGTTTCTGGGATTGGGGCGGTCCGACGGCATTCGGAGGAACTCGCTATAACTATCCCAACCCTGTTGTTTCGATGTATTACGACAACGGATCGCTGTTGACGTGCGGAACGGCAGAACGCGGTCCCGGACTAACCATAAATTCCTGGTATGCCACTAACGTTCTTCCATCCAAGGTACTGTGA
- a CDS encoding helix-turn-helix domain-containing protein gives MISQDKRCFLDAPLQSILNGLGEEARTRGQNGRLYAEKLVQSLADRLLILTRTRETAWLTNNLDMCTRRRITDRLEATPDADFDVETLAAERGCSKRHLFRTFRVSTGRSPHQYVLDLRIEKARRLMLKPNLSLMHIAMECGFKSDAHFTRAFRQRLGVPPSIFRRRL, from the coding sequence ATGATCTCGCAGGATAAGCGTTGCTTTCTAGATGCACCCCTGCAAAGCATCCTGAATGGCCTAGGCGAAGAAGCACGCACCAGGGGCCAAAATGGGCGGCTGTACGCGGAGAAACTCGTTCAATCGCTCGCAGACCGTCTCCTGATCCTGACTCGCACGCGCGAAACAGCGTGGCTTACCAATAATCTGGATATGTGCACGAGGCGCCGCATCACCGACCGGCTCGAAGCCACGCCGGACGCGGATTTCGACGTTGAAACCCTCGCAGCCGAGAGGGGATGTAGCAAGCGGCACCTTTTTCGCACTTTCCGCGTCAGCACTGGACGTTCTCCGCATCAGTACGTTTTGGATCTACGCATTGAGAAAGCAAGACGACTTATGCTGAAACCCAACTTAAGCCTGATGCATATCGCTATGGAGTGCGGCTTTAAGAGCGACGCACACTTTACGCGGGCTTTTCGTCAACGCCTCGGAGTGCCGCCCAGCATCTTCCGACGTCGTCTGTAA
- a CDS encoding SGNH/GDSL hydrolase family protein: MRHLLPSFAWLLVAAASVCHGQSGGSSGWTGTWSAAPRIEFTTDGIGTAPETIREIVHVSTGGRAVRIRLSNVFGTDTLRVDGVSIAVAEQAGTLKSTPKLLTFNGMPQANIAAGKSLTSDSVSLALAPLSDLAVSILVPLETIHVMTVHPKANTTNYTAPGNQLLSLRMREQSSSDAYPFLVAVDVQSEAESNSNAGAIVCLGDSITQGVHSTPNRNEAWPDVLARTLQSRTDMKQIGVLNEGIGGNRIFQNGGGPAALSRFDRDVLHQSNVKFLVLAVGINDIGLGYGPAAQPSATRPTARQIEAAYRDLSQRAHLQGIKVIGATLTPFGRAAYFSEAGEAVRQEVNQWIRTSALNEHIYDSVVDFDQLLDARQNDSRPMLKSRYDSGDGLHPNDSGYELMGREVYNAFMRVDNRP, translated from the coding sequence ATGAGACACCTCCTACCTTCATTTGCTTGGCTGCTGGTTGCCGCCGCATCTGTTTGCCATGGTCAATCCGGTGGCTCGAGCGGCTGGACGGGAACTTGGTCAGCTGCACCGCGTATTGAATTCACCACCGATGGAATTGGGACAGCTCCGGAAACGATCCGGGAGATCGTGCATGTGTCGACCGGAGGCCGTGCTGTACGAATTCGGCTTAGTAACGTATTCGGTACAGACACTCTCAGAGTTGATGGTGTCAGCATAGCCGTGGCCGAGCAGGCCGGCACGCTGAAGTCTACACCTAAGCTGCTGACCTTTAATGGTATGCCGCAGGCAAATATAGCTGCCGGCAAAAGCCTCACCAGTGATTCTGTTTCGCTTGCCTTAGCCCCTTTATCTGATCTCGCGGTCAGCATTCTCGTACCACTCGAAACGATTCACGTGATGACTGTACACCCAAAGGCAAACACGACCAACTATACCGCGCCCGGAAATCAGTTGCTTTCCTTACGGATGCGAGAACAGAGTTCTTCTGACGCGTATCCGTTTCTTGTCGCTGTCGATGTGCAATCGGAGGCTGAGTCGAACTCCAATGCCGGAGCGATCGTCTGCCTCGGCGATAGCATTACTCAGGGTGTCCACAGCACGCCGAACAGGAACGAGGCGTGGCCGGATGTCCTCGCAAGAACGCTGCAATCCAGAACTGACATGAAACAAATCGGGGTCTTGAATGAGGGGATTGGGGGAAATCGTATCTTTCAGAATGGTGGTGGGCCGGCGGCGTTGTCGCGCTTCGATCGCGACGTGCTGCACCAGTCGAACGTTAAGTTCCTGGTTCTGGCAGTGGGTATCAATGACATAGGACTCGGCTATGGTCCAGCCGCGCAGCCGTCAGCAACCAGACCAACTGCACGGCAAATAGAAGCGGCGTACAGAGACCTGTCCCAGCGCGCTCATCTTCAAGGCATCAAGGTGATTGGCGCAACCCTTACGCCATTCGGGAGAGCAGCTTATTTTTCGGAAGCGGGCGAAGCCGTAAGGCAGGAGGTTAATCAATGGATCCGGACTAGCGCTCTAAACGAGCACATCTACGATAGCGTCGTAGACTTTGACCAGCTACTGGACGCTCGACAAAATGACTCAAGACCAATGTTGAAATCGCGCTATGACAGCGGAGATGGCCTGCACCCAAACGATTCTGGCTACGAGTTAATGGGACGCGAGGTATACAACGCATTCATGCGCGTCGACAATCGGCCCTGA
- a CDS encoding nuclear transport factor 2 family protein, whose protein sequence is MTRRHATASISALLVMFVLASTLRLKAQKPTANEERSITDVVRTLLVALRNEDQTELNSVVTPDFYIFDNGSRFDKDSVMAFMKHLHASGKQIEWNITEPDVHVVGDVAWIAYLNKGTITTGQIKSDQSWLESGFLERKSGKWQLEFMQSTRIPGSVGVPK, encoded by the coding sequence TTGACACGTCGCCATGCTACCGCATCGATCTCGGCTCTTCTGGTTATGTTCGTCCTCGCGAGTACACTTCGCCTGAAGGCACAAAAACCGACAGCGAACGAAGAGCGGTCCATTACGGATGTCGTCAGAACGTTACTCGTCGCCTTGAGGAACGAAGACCAGACGGAACTCAACTCTGTAGTCACACCAGACTTTTATATTTTTGACAACGGGTCACGGTTTGACAAAGACTCGGTTATGGCCTTCATGAAGCATTTACACGCCTCAGGAAAACAGATTGAGTGGAATATCACGGAGCCAGACGTACATGTTGTCGGGGATGTTGCGTGGATCGCGTACCTGAACAAGGGCACAATTACTACGGGACAGATCAAGTCAGATCAAAGCTGGCTAGAGTCTGGTTTCCTGGAAAGGAAGTCAGGCAAATGGCAACTTGAGTTTATGCAAAGCACTCGGATTCCCGGAAGCGTAGGAGTACCTAAATGA